GTGCCGGTGTAGACGGCCCGGGCCATCGCGTTGGGGCTGATCGCGGCGATCCGCTCGTGCAGCGCCCAGTTGGCGCGCATGAAGCCGGCCCAGTCGGGCGCGGCGCGCAGCTGCTCCAGCAGGCCGCGCAGGTCGGCGACGTCACGCCCGGTGCGGTGCCGGGCGGCGCCCACGTCGATGAGCTCCTCCAGGTGGTCGCGCAGCTCGATGGCGTCGGCGACCGTGCCGGGCTCCTCCTCGACGCTCAGCAGCGTGTGCCGCAGCCGCACCACGGGCCCGCGCTCGGCGACGAACAGCCCGCCGCCGCGCCCCGGGCGGATCTCCAGCACGCCCCGGTCGCGCAGCAGCCGCACGGCCTCGCTGACCGTGGCGTAGGCGAGGCCGGTCTCCGCGCGCAGCGACTCCAGCGTGCCGACCGGCTCGCCGGGGGCCAGCCCGCGCGTGCGGATCCGGTCGTCGAGCAGGGCGGCCAGTCGCTCGGCTCGCGTACGCGCGCCCTGCCCCAGGCCGGTCAGGGCTTGTCCGGACGAGGAACTCTGCGGCATAGTCCTTATCTAAGCACAAACCTTCGAACCTTTAGAAGGGTTCGCACCCTTCGCCGCTAGGAGAGATGACCGATGAGGATCGTGGGGATCCGCCGGAACGGCGGCCCGGTCGAGGTGGCGTCGCTGTCGCCCGACGGCAGCGAGGTCGCGGTGCTGGCGCCGCTGGAGCGCTTCTGGGCCGACGCCCGGGGCCACCTGGCTCAGGAGCCCGCGGGCGAGACCGTCCCGGCGTCGGCGGTCACCTTCGTGCCCCCCGTGCTGCCCGGCGCCCGGGTGATCTGCATCGGGCTGAACTACCTCAAGCACGTCGCCGAGGGCTCCTTCGCGGGCAAGGACCTGCCGCCGCACCCCACGTTGTTCGCCCGCTGGACGCAGTCGCTGACCGTCGGCGGCGCCCCGGTGCCGGTCCCGGCGAACGAGGACGGCCTCGACTGGGAGGGCGAGGTCGTCGCCTACGTCGGCGCGCCCCTGGTGGACGCCGACCCGGAGCAGGCGCTGGCCGCCGTCGTCGGCTACTCGGCCTTCAACGACATCACCTCGCGCCGGGCGCAGAAGCTGACCAGCCAGTGGATCCTCGGCAAGAACGGCGACCACTCGGGCCCGCTCGGCCCCCTGGTGCCCGCCGCCGAGGTCGGCGACCTGCGCGACGGGCTGCGCGTGCGGACGCGGGTCAACGGCGAGGTCGTCCAGGACGGCAGCACCGACGAGATGGTCTACACCGTCGGCGACACGCTCTCGCTCGTCTCGCGGACGTTCACGCTGCGGCCCGGCGACCTGCTCGCCACCGGCACGCCCGCCGGGGTCGGCTACGCCCGCACTCCCCCGTGGCTGCTGCGGCCGGGCGACGAGGTCGAGGTCGAGATCGAGCGCCTCGGCACGCTGCGCAACCCGATCGTCGGCAACGACGCCCGGCTGCGCCCCGCATGACCAGGCCGGGCGCCCGCGCGCTGATCGAGGCCACGGTCGATGCCGGCAGCTTCCGCTCCTGGGACGAGCCGATCGACCGCGGCGCGTACGACCCGGACTACCTCGCCGTGCTGCGGCGCGCGGAGCAGCGGGCCGGCACCGACGAGGCCGTGCTCACCGGACGGGCCTCGATCCGGGGGCACGCGGCGGCGCTCGTCGTCAGCGAGTTCCGCTTCCTGGGCGGGTCCATCGGCGTGGCGACGGCGGAGCGCATCGTCGCGGCCGTCCGGCGGGCGACGCGCGAGCGGCTGCCCCTGATCGCCGCGCCCGCCTCCGGGGGGACCCGCATGCAGGAGGGCACGCCGGCGTTCGTGCGGATGGTGGAGATCAGCCGGGCCGTCGTGGCGCACAAGGCGGCGGGGCTGCCGTATCTCGTCTACCTGCGGCATCCGACGACCGGTGGGGTGTTCGCGTCCTGGGGGTCGCTCGGGCACGTCGCGGTCGCCGAGCCGGGGGCGCTCATCGGCTTCCTGGGGCCGCTGGTGTACCGGACGTTGCGGGGCGAGCCGTTCCCGGAGGGCGTGCAGGTGGCCGAGAACCTGGTCGACAAGGGGATCCTGGACGCGGTCGTGCCCGCGCACGAGCTGGCCGGCGTCGCCGCCCGCGCCCTCGCCCTCCTGTCCGGCCCACCCCACCACCACCCACCCACACAGGCACCGCCACCCGGCACCCCGTCCGCACAGGCGCCACCACCCGGCACCCCGTCCGCACAGGCACCACCACCCGACACCCCGTCCGCACAGGCGCCGCCGCCCGAGCCCGCGGTCGTCGAGGGGGGCGATGCGTGGTCCTCGATCGCCCTGACCCGCCGCGCCGACCGTCCCGGCGTGCGGGAGCTGCTGCGGTACGCCGCCGACGACGTCCTGCCGCTGCACGGGACCCAGCTCGGCGAGACCGACGACGCGCTCCTGCTGGCGCTCACCTCGTTCTCCGGCACCCCGTGCGTCCTGGTCGGGCAGGACCGCCGCACCCAGTCCCAGCACCGCCCCCTGGGCCCGGCGGCGCTGCGCGGCGCGCGGCGCGGCATGCGCATCGCCCAGGAGCTGCGCCTGCCGCTCATCTGCGTCATCGACACCCCGGGAGCCGACCTCTCGGCGGCGGCCGAGGAGGGCGCGCTGGCCGGCGAGATCGCCCGCTGCCTGGCCGAGATGGTGGAGCTCACCGTGCCCACCGTCTCGGTGCTGCTGGGCGAGGGCACCGGCGGCGGCGCGCTGGCGCTGCTGCCGTCCCGCCGGGTGATCGCGGCCGGGAACGCGTGGTTGTCGCCGCTGCCGCCGGAGGGCGCGAGCGCGATCCTGCACGGAGGGCCGGAGCAGGCGCCCTCCGTGGCCAGGCGGCAGCGGGTGCGGGCGGCCGACCTGGTCGCCGAGGGCATCGTGCACGCGGTCGTGCCGGAGCACGTCCCGGCGCACGAGGACCCGGCCGGGTTCGCCCGCAACATCGCCGCCGAGTGCGTCCGGCAGATCGATCTCCAGCGGTGAAGCGGACAGGCCGGGCATCGGTCAGGCCGGGCAACGGTCAGGCCGGGCGCTGGAGCAGCTCGCCGATCTGGGCCAGCTCCGCCGCGCTCAGCGGCCCGTGCCGCAGCGCGCCCGCGTTCTCCTCGGCCTGGGCCACCGTCCTGATCCCGGGGATCGGCACCGTGCGGTCGCTGCGTCCCAGCAGCCAGCCGAGCGCCCCCTGCGCGAGGGTGCGGCCGCCGGAGGTCAGGATGTCGCGGATCGCCTCCATCATGGCGAGGAACTCGGGCGCGGGCCGGCCGTCGCGGAAGAGCGTCATCCAGGCCGGCGAGTCCCCCCGCACGTCGTCGTCCGGCAGCCGCGACTCGGGGCCGTACTTGCCGGACAGCAGCCCCATCGCCAGCGGCCCCCTGTTCACGGACGCCAGCTCGTGCGTGTCGCAGACGGCCAGCATCGCGGGGGCGTCGCGCAGGACGCTCAGCTCGTGCTGCACAGCGGCGCAGTGCGGCCCCTTGGCGAAGGCCGCCGCGCGCTCGGGGTCGTCGGTGCTCCACCCGTACGCGCGGATCAGCCCGTCGTCCACGAGCTGCTCCAGCGTGGCGAGCAGGTCGTCCACCCGCTCCAGCGGCGCGTCGCCGATGTGCAGCTGGTAGAGGTCGATGCGGTCGGTGCCGAGCCGTTCGAGGGACGCCGCGCACGCCTGCCGGATGTAGCCGGGCGAAAGGTCGCGGCCGGTGACGGTGCGGGTTCCCGGGTCGAAGACGTTGCCGAACTTGGTGGCGATGACCACCTCGTCGCGCCGTCCGGCCAGGGCCCGCCTGAGCACCCGCTCGCTGTGGCCGGTGCCGTAGACGTCGGCCGTGTCGAAGAACGTGACGCCGAGGTCGAGCGCGCGGTGCACGGCCGCGACGGACTCGTCGTCGTCCACCTCGCCCCACCCCGCGGGCTTGCCACCGGAGACGAACGGCCCGCCGATGGCCCAGGCGCCGAACCCGATGGCGCTCACCTGGATGCCGCTCCGCCCGAGCTGCCGGAAAATCATGTCGAGGCTCCCTCGTGCCATGGACTCGTTGGTGAGGACGACGTTGCCACCTGGAGGGGGCTCCAGGTCAAGGCCGGCCGCGCACTGGCGCCGGAGGAATCATCGGTGGAGCATGCGGTTCATGACCACCCGCGATGACACCATCCTCGTCGGGACCCCCGACTTCAAGGCCCAGGCCCACGCCCGCTACGCCGAGCTGCGGGAGCGGGGCCCGATCCACCGCGTGCGCTCCGCCGACGGATCGGCCGTCTGGCTGGTCGTCGAGTACGAGCTGGGCCGGGAGGCGCTGGCCCACCCGAAGCTGAGCAAGGACCCTGAGCCGTTCGCCGAGCGGCTGCGCGCGGCCGGGCAGCACATCATGCTCGCCGGCTCCGGCTTCGGCGGCAACATGCTGACCGCCGATCCCCCCGAGCACACCCGGCTGCGCCGCCTGGTCTCGAAGGCGTTCACCGCGGGCGCCGCCGAGCGGCTCGCCCCGCGCATCGAGCAGCTCTCCCACCGGCTCGCGGACGCCTTCGCCCCCGCAGGCCGGGCCGACCTGGTCGCCGCCTTCACCAGGCCGCTGCCCATGGCGGTCATCTGCGAGCTGCTCGGCGTACCCGAGGAGCGGCGAGCCGACCTGCAGCGCTGGACCCGCGAGGGCATGAGCAACCCCTCGGAGGAGCAGCGCGCCGCCCTGCTTGCGCTCAACTCCTACCTGCGGGTCCTGCTGGACGACAAGCGCCGGGTCCCCACCGACGACCTGCTCTCCCAGCTCATCCGCGTGCACGACGACGACCACGGCCGCCTGTCCGACACCGAGCTGCTCGGCACCGCCGTGCTGCTGGTCGTGGCCGGCCACGAGACCACCGTGAACCTCCTGGGCAACGCCCTGGCCGCGCTGCTCGACCACCCGGAGCAGGCGGCGTACCTCAGGGAGCGGCCCGATCGGCTCCCGGCGGCGGTGGAGGAGTTCCTGCGCTACGACGCTCCCGTCGAGACCACGCCCGCCCGCTTCGCCACCGAGGATCTCACGCTCGGCGGCCAGCGCATCAGGGCCGGTCAGGCGGTCGCGGTCGCGCTCACCTCGGCCAGCCGCGCCGCCCTGCCCGCCGACGA
The nucleotide sequence above comes from Nonomuraea gerenzanensis. Encoded proteins:
- a CDS encoding FadR/GntR family transcriptional regulator — translated: MPQSSSSGQALTGLGQGARTRAERLAALLDDRIRTRGLAPGEPVGTLESLRAETGLAYATVSEAVRLLRDRGVLEIRPGRGGGLFVAERGPVVRLRHTLLSVEEEPGTVADAIELRDHLEELIDVGAARHRTGRDVADLRGLLEQLRAAPDWAGFMRANWALHERIAAISPNAMARAVYTGTLGHLGAASSRFDDDAAATGYRAERYQVHADLVEAIAAGDEAAVRAAVARHNTTT
- a CDS encoding fumarylacetoacetate hydrolase family protein; amino-acid sequence: MRIVGIRRNGGPVEVASLSPDGSEVAVLAPLERFWADARGHLAQEPAGETVPASAVTFVPPVLPGARVICIGLNYLKHVAEGSFAGKDLPPHPTLFARWTQSLTVGGAPVPVPANEDGLDWEGEVVAYVGAPLVDADPEQALAAVVGYSAFNDITSRRAQKLTSQWILGKNGDHSGPLGPLVPAAEVGDLRDGLRVRTRVNGEVVQDGSTDEMVYTVGDTLSLVSRTFTLRPGDLLATGTPAGVGYARTPPWLLRPGDEVEVEIERLGTLRNPIVGNDARLRPA
- a CDS encoding carboxyl transferase domain-containing protein, coding for MTRPGARALIEATVDAGSFRSWDEPIDRGAYDPDYLAVLRRAEQRAGTDEAVLTGRASIRGHAAALVVSEFRFLGGSIGVATAERIVAAVRRATRERLPLIAAPASGGTRMQEGTPAFVRMVEISRAVVAHKAAGLPYLVYLRHPTTGGVFASWGSLGHVAVAEPGALIGFLGPLVYRTLRGEPFPEGVQVAENLVDKGILDAVVPAHELAGVAARALALLSGPPHHHPPTQAPPPGTPSAQAPPPGTPSAQAPPPDTPSAQAPPPEPAVVEGGDAWSSIALTRRADRPGVRELLRYAADDVLPLHGTQLGETDDALLLALTSFSGTPCVLVGQDRRTQSQHRPLGPAALRGARRGMRIAQELRLPLICVIDTPGADLSAAAEEGALAGEIARCLAEMVELTVPTVSVLLGEGTGGGALALLPSRRVIAAGNAWLSPLPPEGASAILHGGPEQAPSVARRQRVRAADLVAEGIVHAVVPEHVPAHEDPAGFARNIAAECVRQIDLQR
- a CDS encoding aldo/keto reductase codes for the protein MARGSLDMIFRQLGRSGIQVSAIGFGAWAIGGPFVSGGKPAGWGEVDDDESVAAVHRALDLGVTFFDTADVYGTGHSERVLRRALAGRRDEVVIATKFGNVFDPGTRTVTGRDLSPGYIRQACAASLERLGTDRIDLYQLHIGDAPLERVDDLLATLEQLVDDGLIRAYGWSTDDPERAAAFAKGPHCAAVQHELSVLRDAPAMLAVCDTHELASVNRGPLAMGLLSGKYGPESRLPDDDVRGDSPAWMTLFRDGRPAPEFLAMMEAIRDILTSGGRTLAQGALGWLLGRSDRTVPIPGIRTVAQAEENAGALRHGPLSAAELAQIGELLQRPA
- a CDS encoding cytochrome P450 family protein, translated to MTTRDDTILVGTPDFKAQAHARYAELRERGPIHRVRSADGSAVWLVVEYELGREALAHPKLSKDPEPFAERLRAAGQHIMLAGSGFGGNMLTADPPEHTRLRRLVSKAFTAGAAERLAPRIEQLSHRLADAFAPAGRADLVAAFTRPLPMAVICELLGVPEERRADLQRWTREGMSNPSEEQRAALLALNSYLRVLLDDKRRVPTDDLLSQLIRVHDDDHGRLSDTELLGTAVLLVVAGHETTVNLLGNALAALLDHPEQAAYLRERPDRLPAAVEEFLRYDAPVETTPARFATEDLTLGGQRIRAGQAVAVALTSASRAALPADEADRLDVTRPEPRHLAFGHGIHYCLGAPLARIEAAVGLRVLLARLPGLAWADPSAERRWLPAGITRGPVALPVRFTASP